From Watersipora subatra chromosome 2, tzWatSuba1.1, whole genome shotgun sequence, one genomic window encodes:
- the LOC137387512 gene encoding arylsulfatase J-like: MLRSGACQFLVLLLLVFGGDTRKAKPNIVIVVADDMGYTDAGFHGGDQIPTPHIDKLAHEGIILDNYYTAMICTPSRAALLTGRHPMQLGLQHGVVGATTPFGLGLNETLLPQYLKKYGYVTHMIGKWHLGSFKLVYTPTKRGFDTHLGFWNGKTDYFTHMNRGRGNASKIIGLDFWENFKVAREYNGSYGTELFGNRAVDLIMRHDQSKPFFLYLPHQAVHAGIAPQPLKAPQEYLDRFKFIQHDGRRRYAAMLSVLDDSIGNLTAALKKSGMYENTILIFTTDNGGPADGVSHNYASNWPLRGCKRTNWEGGVRAVSFIHSLLLKNPGTISHHLMHISDWLPTIMTAIGEKLPSNIDYYGVDQWPSIQFNAPSARNEIMHNYDDGAGAIRYGDYKLVICCTINKNGWYPEEHFYIGDNQKPYIQCGERNSSLPSCTSADKYCLFDIASDPCEYNNIAFLKPDLAEKLYNKLMTFADAAQPPRDKPSDPDSYPDLHNGHWTDWLDKHPIF, translated from the exons ATGCTGAGATCGGGAGCATGCCAATTTCTGGTATTACTGCTTCTTGTGTTTGGAGGAGACACGAGAAAAGCCAAACctaatattgtaattgtagtcGCAGATGATATG GGCTACACTGATGCCGGGTTTCATGGGGGAGACCAGATACCCACCCCTCATATAGATAAACTAGCGCATGAAGGAATCATACTAGATAATTACTACACCGCTATGATATGTACGCCATCAAGAGCTGCTCTGCTCACTGGAAGACATCCTATGCAACTTGGATTACAACATGGTGTTGTAGGAGCAACAACTCCATTTGGGTTGGGGCTTAATGAGACCCTCCTACCTCAATACCTCAAAAAGTATGGCTATGTTACCCACATGATCGGAAAG TGGCATTTGGGGTCTTTCAAGCTTGTCTACACACCAACAAAGAGAGGATTTGACACCCATCTTGGCTTCTGGAATggaaaaactgattattttactcATATGAACAGAGGGAGAGGG AATGCATCTAAAATCATTGGACTGGATTTCTGGGAAAACTTCAAGGTAGCAAGAGAATACAATGGCAGTTATGGCACCGAGTTATTTGGGAACAGAGCTGTTGATCTGATCATGAGGCATGACCAGTCTAAG CCTTTCTTCCTCTACTTGCCACACCAAGCGGTCCATGCCGGGATAGCGCCACAGCCTCTAAAAGCTCCTCAAGAATATCTTGATAGATTTAAATTCATTCAACATGATGGAAGACGACGCTATGCAG CTATGCTCTCAGTGTTAGACGACTCCATTGGAAACCTGACTGCAGCTCTAAAGAAGAGTGGAATGTATGAGAACACAATTCTCATTTTTACCACCGATAATGGTGGGCCAGCTGATGGTGTCAGCCACAACTATGCATCTAACTGGCCACTGCG agGCTGCAAGCGTACAAACTGGGAAGGGGGTGTGAGAGCTGTCTCCTTCATACACAGTCTATTGCTTAAGAACCCTGGTACTATTTCCCATCATCTCATGCACATTTCTGATTGGCTACCAACTATTATGACTGCTATAG GAGAGAAACTACCAAGTAATATTGATTACTACGGAGTAGATCAATGGCCATCTATACAGTTCAACGCCCCTTCAGCTCGTAATGAAATCATGCATAACTATGATGATGGAGCAGGGGCTATCAGATACGGAGACTATAAACTTGTG ATTTGCTGCACAATCAACAAAAATGGATGGTACCCGGAGGAACACTTCTACATTGGAGACAACCAGAAACCTTACATTCAGTGTGGAGAACGCAACTCCTCTCTACCTTCCTGCACCTCAGCTGATAAATATTGTCTGTTTGACATAGCATCCGATCCATGTGAATACAACAATATTGCTTTTCTCAAACCTGATTTAGCTGAGAAACTGTATAATAAGCTGATGACGTTTGCTGACGCTGCCCAGCCTCCTAGAGACAAGCCTTCTGATCCAGACTCGTATCCAGACTTGCACAATGGGCACTGGACTGACTGGCTCGATAAACATCCAATCTTCTAG
- the LOC137387508 gene encoding arylsulfatase J-like, producing the protein MLRSGACQLLVLLFFVVEGDTRKAKPNIVIVVADDMGYTDAGFHGGDQIPTPHIDKLAHEGIILDNYYTAMICTPSRAALLTGRHPMQLGLQHGVVGTTTPYGLGLNETLLPQYLKKYGYVTHMIGKWHLGSFKLSYTPTKRGFDTNFGFWNGKTDYFSHMDTGQGNASKIVGLDFWENLKVAREYNGSYGTELFGNRAVNLIMSHNQSKPVFLYLAHQAVHNGIGPQPLKAPQEYLDRFKFIQHDGRRRYAAMLSVLDDSIGNLTAALKKSGMYENTILIFTTDNGGPADGFSANYASNWPLRGCKFTNWEGGVRAVSFIHSPLLKNPGTTSHYLMHISDWLPTIMAAIGEKLPKDIDYYGVDQWPSIQFNAPSARNEVMHNYDDGAGAIRYGDYKLVICCTNKMNGWYPEERFYIGANQKPYIFCGERNSSLPSCTSADKYCLFDIASDPCEYNNIAMLMPDLAEKLYNKLMTFADAAQPPRNKPFDPASYPDLHNGHWTDWLDKHPIF; encoded by the exons ATGCTGAGATCGGGAGCATGTCAACTTCTGGTATTACTGTTTTTTGTGGTTGAAGGAGACACGAGAAAAGCCAAACctaatattgtaattgtagtcGCAGACGATATG GGCTACACTGATGCCGGGTTTCATGGGGGAGACCAGATACCCACCCCTCATATAGATAAACTAGCGCATGAAGGAATCATACTAGATAACTACTACACAGCTATGATATGTACGCCATCAAGAGCTGCTCTGCTCACTGGAAGACATCCTATGCAACTTGGATTACAACATGGTGTTGTAGGAACAACAACTCCATATGGGTTGGGGCTTAATGAGACCCTCCTACCTCAATACCTCAAAAAGTATGGCTATGTTACCCACATGATCGGAAAG TGGCATTTGGGTTCCTTCAAGCTCTCCTACACACCTACAAAAAGGGGATTTGACACCAACTTTGGGTTCTGGAATGGAAAAACGGATTATTTTAGTCATATGGACACTGGTCAAGGG AATGCATCTAAAATTGTTGGATTGGATTTCTGGGAAAACCTCAAGGTAGCACGGGAATATAATGGCAGTTATGGCACAGAGTTATTTGGGAACAGAGCTGTCAATCTGATCATGAGTCATAACCAGTCTAAG CCTGTCTTCCTGTACTTGGCACACCAAGCAGTACATAATGGAATTGGTCCACAGCCTCTTAAAGCTCCTCAAGAATATCTTGATAGATTTAAGTTCATTCAGCATGATGGAAGACGGCGCTACGCAG CTATGCTCTCAGTGTTAGATGACTCCATAGGAAACCTGACTGCAGCTCTAAAGAAGAGTGGAATGTATGAGAACACAATTCTCATTTTCACCACCGATAATGGTGGTCCAGCTGATGGCTTCAGCGCCAATTATGCATCCAACTGGCCACTGCG AGGCTGCAAGTTTACTAACTGGGAAGGGGGTGTGAGAGCTGTCTCCTTCATACACAGTCCATTGCTTAAGAACCCTGGTACTACTTCCCATTATCTCATGCACATCTCTGATTGGCTACCAACTATTATGGCTGCTATAG GAGAGAAACTACCAAAGGATATTGATTACTATGGAGTAGATCAATGGCCATCTATACAGTTCAACGCCCCCTCAGCTCGTAATGAAGTCATGCACAACTATGATGATGGAGCAGGGGCTATCAGATACGGAGACTATAAACTGGTG ATTTGCTGCACAAACAAAATGAATGGATGGTATCCGGAGGAGCGCTTCTACATTGGAGCCAATCAGAAACCTTACATTTTTTGTGGAGAACGCAACTCCTCTCTACCTTCCTGCACCTCAGCTGATAAATATTGTCTGTTTGACATAGCATCCGATCCATGTGAATACAACAATATTGCAATGCTCATGCCTGATCTAGCTGAGAAACTGTATAATAAGCTGATGACGTTTGCTGACGCTGCCCAGCCTCCTAGAAACAAACCTTTTGATCCCGCATCGTATCCAGACTTGCACAACGGACACTGGACTGACTGGCTCGATAAACAcccaattttttag